The Cololabis saira isolate AMF1-May2022 chromosome 18, fColSai1.1, whole genome shotgun sequence genome contains the following window.
aaggatttttattgaataaaacttttcttttcattattgtGATTATAGGAATAGTGCAGCAGCCttataaatgtataatatatgacACCAGGCATGCTGCTCTTTTAGTATTTAgtaggtttcttttttctttctgcatCTCTATAGCTTGGGTATTATATTCAGTTTTTCATTaatttcatcatttttatcattcTATAGAACTTCATGATTCttgttattcttattattcataTTATGGGGTGGTACAGAGGTCTCAGGTGTATCAATTGTGATGTGTCAGGCATTACTCAGTCCTCCTGTCAGGCTCGAGCTCATCATCCTGATCAATACATGTTTCTGAGTTTGTAACAAGGCATTTTTTACTTCTTTATTGCTTGTCTCGAAAGGGTGATGAAGTATCCGGCCTCCTCTGAACTCTGTACCTTCATCCCCTCGTGACTATCTGGCCCCGTCTGAACATGATGTAAATTTCCTTATAAGATTATCGATTGTACCACGAGTTGTAACGTACACTTTCAGTCCTGCTCCTGTGTTTGTATGGGATGTAGCTGCATAAGTGCAGGGTTTAGCCGGGACCCTAAGTTGAAGACTAAGGTCAAGGATTTGGGCCTGGAAGATCCCTGATATTGCAGAATCTGTACTTTCTTTGTATTAAAACCCTTTTTAAGCATTTACGTTGCTACGGAGCAGTCTTTTGATCCCCACACACCTCCACACATCAGCAGGCGACAGGCGGAGAGAGCAGAGTTCATGTCTCAGCTTTCAGCCTTCTCAAGTTTAACATGAATCAGTCACCAGCATATTTATGAGCTGATGTTAGACGGTTCAAGCTGAGAACTTTCCTCCtggaaagaagaggaagaagaatggatgagtggataaggaatggaaggatggatggatacaagagagagatagagagtgAGATTCCCTTAgagtcccacaatggggaaatttttTATCTGCATTAatcccattttctagttgaactagtagcagtggtctgccatgcaatggcacggcgcccggggagcagtaagggttatAACAAGGTGCCAAGGTGGTTGACTTTTGGTTGCAAtccagccctcctctgtaaccactaggctaccactccccATAATGGATAAGGaatggaatggatggatggatgtatggatggatggatggatggatggatggatggataatggataaggaatggatggatgagatggatggatgagttctagcagggagttttttcttttatttattttttatttattttaattttttttcttgtctgcacatatattaatggttaataccatgctggtaagaacctaaagcatatatatgtgcatttttgatataaaatacatatgatttttttttaatatgtcacgtatatttattttattaatatatatatatatatatatatatatatatatatatatatatatatatatatacataaatacacatatatttttttttggggggggagcatctgctgctaatctgctgctaatccaggacgcgAGAACACACTTGGAGCTGCACATCGAGCAGTGGGAAtttgcaagaaagaaaaaagcagagaaaaaaaaaacagacacagaacaggcagaaacacgagcagcaaccgtcccaggtCCCGAGACCCAATCACCATCTGAGCTAAACTACCacgattaactaacccccaaaactacagagccagcatgcaggtgaacgggccgatgtatatgtctgtgtgtgtatgtgtgtgtgtgtaatagtcctatcaaagtgaagtgtatctatagtggaggagggagggagcaaccccgccacccgagagaccagaggccgacaaggaagaacccggaacccaggccaccagcaaccccacagaggggagaagaaggagggaggaaaccccccccccccgggaagCCAGGGAGCCCACggcggcggaccgggacccaggaaatccccggccacccggtccgggccggacacgtggccaggaggccctcaccctccaggccaacgatccccacccggcgagaggccagcctgcccggagagacagagccgccccggccaccgacgggcccggagagagggaacccctcAACAAGGGGACACCCGTGCGGGCCCGGACAACcagagttttttcttttatatcaatGTAGCAAGGGCTTGCTACTTGGGGTCGACCGACAGGaaagaggacacggggtttcgtgcaggaaatgttttatttcaccaagacacacgtgccagaactcagcagcttcctcccagcGGAGACccattgctggtgtgcagccgctttttatgtagccaggcagggtggaaaggttgattgggcacacctgtgcccaatcagctgagtgttCCCCGGCAGCCcacacccaatcctccacccttcCACAATCGGCATTCACTTCTCTCTACTGAGACACCTGTGTTCCCCCCGGGTCCAATAGGTGCCCCCCCCCCAGACAACTGATTGTCTCCAGCAGGGACCCCACGTTTACCTTCATCAGTAGCAGATCAGTGAAGGACAAGACCCCCCACCCTGACagcaacccccacccccccggcAGCAACGTTTGACCCGGTCTAAGCCCGGAGCAAACGCACGCAGGACAGGGATTTATGCAGCATTGACTTTAGGCTTCCTCGCCCCCCCATGTGGCTCCTTGCAAGTGCTGATGAAGCAAGGCATCGCCGCGTTCCACCCCGAGTGAAACAAGTGTCCTTAGGGAGCCTGTTTGCTCTGCTCGACGGTTTCCTATAAGAGCAAACAGCAGCTGTATGTAACCGCCTCTGAATGCATCATGAATGTGAAAGGAGCCAGACGCCGTCCGGAGGGAGAGGAACCCCAGGAGCTTAcaacatacctgtcaagtttgggATTTAAAACAAGGGAACTTTTCCGCCACCCATCCAACCGaggttacattttaagacagatttacaagaaatctaaaatatctacctgtcaaccactcacaaactacatttatgtgctcagaatctgatctGATCATCTGACCTTTGTTgaaactgaaatgctgtggacattcctatgtgtgtaattcctataatagagtctAAATGAGAACACAAAGGGAAATTAaagcacacttatttttttaaatattttcagtttatatacacattaatggtcttcaagtgaaacatttaccttttattattatttatctttttcaCTCATGTGTCTCTCTGGTTTTCAATGACTGATGACACGGATGCATGTTTCTGTGTCTCCAGCTGAAATAACTTTCAGAACTCATAACTGAGCTCCATCCTGGTTACCTTTATGAAAGTAAATtctgtttcccatttttagagatatttacaccaagtcttcgcttttttggcagaaatgtcttctctctttCGTTAAATACATCCATCTATATGTTTTTGATttgagtttgttcccgttgttgccactaaccttgtgagaactgccacccaggctacagcgtggagcagttctcgcgaggctagtgacaattcagttttcagtttaaaaattattgtataataaaatgggaaatttacgggaaaatactaatacgagAGGACGGCAGGAAAGAGGGgtgaaatacggtagtttcccggccaaaacgggagattTGACAGGTATGGCTTACACTCGGGTAAAAgcaaagaatattttattttacaaacatAAACTCATTCATTTTATGTACAGCTTGAACAATGTGACACATCAGACAGAATTTGAGTgactgtgctgttttttttacacGTAATTGTTCAaattcaaactaaaaaaaaaaaagtgatttcaaaaatttacaaaatatatataaaagtgCTTGAGGGAGGAGTTTGATGCCCTTTAGTCCCCTTTAAATAGAAAGTACTTGTTTATTATCATTAAATATATCAACACCCCAGTGAAAGATAACCTATAGAGTTTGTGACTGTAGGATATATTTCTTCTCGACCTCATACAATGGAGACATGGTCCAGTGTGCACGCACACCTCTCCACGATCATGTTGGGGAACTCGGCCACCTCTATCTCGGTGTAGTCTCCCTTCTTCACCAGGTACATGATGGGCAGCGGGGCGCTCTCTGACACCGTGCAGCGCCGCTCCCCGTAGCCGTAGTTGCGCTTGGGCTGCTTGCAGCCCCCGGTGCACCGGAAGGCGTTGTACCCGGCCGGCTCGATGATCCAGTACTGCGTCCAGGTGAGCGCTCGGAAGTCTATGAAGTACTGCTCCCGGCAGCAGGCGTCTTTGTTCTGGTTCACGTCGCAGTCGCCGcgagagctggaggagaaacGGGAGGGGAAGTCAGTCCACTGCTCACGACATTTTATTTGAGAGgatgtgagggggggggggggctcaagGGGCCTAAATGTTCTAGTTACACCCCTGCTTGTCAGGTAATTTATACTTATTTgttgagtcacagaacttaactacagtatcaaCCAACAtgcccagcaaatactcatcacacagaagttgtagcttatctgtgtggtcaagaaaatttgaactttttcaaatcccgtctcactcacatcctgctaacgtgactatgaacactacactttaacaacgtgttgatcaattcagtcaatgctcctttacgcaatacgcatccgtaagtgttgggaaagataacactagtgaaatcgatcatgttgttcttatttgcatttgtagttattttatacaggactgtctcagaaaattagaatattgttataaagttctttattttctgtaatgcaattaaaaaaacaaaaatgtcatacattctcaATTCATTACAAATGTACTATAattttgcaagccttttattattttaatattgctgattatggcttacagtttaagattaagactcccagaatattcaaattttttgagataggatatttgagttttcttaagctgtaagccatgatcagcaatattaaaataataaaaggcttgcaatatttctgttgatttgtaatgaatccagaatgaatgacatttttgcattacataaaataaaggactttatcacaatattcaaattttctgagacagtcctgtatgtattaaataatagaataatcaatacaaacagACACAGTCTAAtcccataaatgtatttaaaaaaacaaacatttacatttcccccctgaagccgaggtgtggcagctgccataccttggcaatacccaattgacgccccctGACTCAAATAATAAGAAACAATTCAATTTCGACTGCTTTACAAAGTGCCAGCGTTCATTTGGTTTCTCCAAACCATGATAGCAACGCCCCTGTGCCGGTTATAGTGAAAGCAAATGGTGACAGGTATAAGGAAACAGCGAATTGTCACACCGATACAATATCCTGTATATCAAAGCTCACCCGTATTCCTCGAGGCTGAGTGTGTAGAGGACCAGCTCGGGCTTCCCCAAGGTGTTTCCCGTCTGCTCCTGGGTGGTGAAGCGCACACTCCTGGCCATCTCTGCCGCGTAGCTGCCGGGTCTCTCGCCCTCGATCCACACCTCCACGTGCAGAGGTGTCTTCTGCTGCGTCTTGGACCAATAATGCACCGCCTGGGTGACATCAAAGCTCTTCCAGCCCGTCTCGTGAATGGGGATCAACCTTCAAAACATGATAAGGaccaattaattaaaatgattcGTGCAGGGTTGGAGCTTccggagaaggagaaaaaaggctCGTCTTCTTAATTGGAAGGGAATAATTGTGGGGGGGAAACGTCTCCCACCTTGAATCCACCAGGGACGTCCTGTTGGCGCCGTTGGGCAGCATCTCCACCCAGTAGATGCTGACGCGGGCGTTGCTGACGGGCCGGTGGGTCTTCTTCTCCATGGAGAAGCGCTTGTGGTGCGAGGCCCGCTGGTACAGCTTCAGCTCCGCCATGGTCACCTCGCTGTTCTCCGGGATCCGGGCCTCCATGTCGAACACCATGCGATGCCGAGTGGTGTCAGAGTACACGTATTCCCCGGAGATATCTAAGccaaagagggggaaaaaataaataaataaggcttCGTTTTGCATAGCTTTAAGGCAGATGAGCTTCAGTGCGTAAAAAGGTCTTTGCGCACCGAGTGTCACGGTTACGCACGGATATTTCGTTTTAGTTTAGACTTGCATTTATGCCTAAACCCCTTTCATTTGATTTGATAAATACCCTAACCCcctttaatttgatttgataaataccctatagcaggggtattcaactagattcggccgggggccacatctgcaaaaggactgtatggagagggccgcacaatttgaaaatgtgggggttttcaaaatgtattttgcactcaaagacgaagacttatgtaaatataatacatttgtattatacatttgaatatatctagtttacatatgaattatgtattcattttttccagatttagtaattgtgaatgttaaatataatattcagataaagaaatattttgaatgcaagttgaTTTTGAAACCacgcattgtgcaaacttaatgaaattgatattgacctacttttaataaaacacgccataatgacaaagcaccactttccaccaagatttccttatttgaatattatattaagcattgagcacaaccattttagtccatagtagccagttataaaaatattataattctttttttttttttttttttttaaacaaacaaacacccccttttttaaatatgaccaggggccgcatgtggcccgcgggccgccaattgaatatccctgcccTATAGCATGTTGCATATTATAAGCAGTGATAATTACCTGCGTTGCCGGGGATTCCCCGCAGGATGCCCGCCAGGCTGGGCAGCGACCTGCGCCTCCTGCTGTGGTGCAGCTTCACCATGGACATATACTTGTTTTTGACATGCGCCGGGATGACCAGGTTCTCCAAGTCTCTCTTGTGGATCTGGGGCACTTCATCCAAGCCGAGCTTCTGCAGCAGCGCGTCCTTCATATCCTGGTGCGTAAAAGCCCTGGCGGGGCCGAGGAGGGCGGCGCACAGCACACAAGCGCGGAGGAAATCCATGAGTGTGGAGATTGGAGTGGATGGAGAGACAGCAGCAGCCCTGCAGCACGAGTCAGAGAAGATACACAGCGTGGCCCCCCGACACTCCTCCGGCCCTCTTATAGTGTCGGGGCCCTCCCAGTCGTTCGCACTTTGTCTATGGGGGCAGGGACCCTTATCAGAACAAAGGTGCGGCAGCACAGCCCCATCCCAAACAGGATATCTAAGTGGCCATACTTCAAACAGCAACAATTAGACTCGAGTGCCATCCGTATTGTGGAGGTGTTATTTCTCTACAGTTGCAATATGACCATGTTTGATGTAACTCTGGACCGTAGCTGATGCCA
Protein-coding sequences here:
- the lft1 gene encoding lefty1 is translated as MDFLRACVLCAALLGPARAFTHQDMKDALLQKLGLDEVPQIHKRDLENLVIPAHVKNKYMSMVKLHHSRRRRSLPSLAGILRGIPGNADISGEYVYSDTTRHRMVFDMEARIPENSEVTMAELKLYQRASHHKRFSMEKKTHRPVSNARVSIYWVEMLPNGANRTSLVDSRLIPIHETGWKSFDVTQAVHYWSKTQQKTPLHVEVWIEGERPGSYAAEMARSVRFTTQEQTGNTLGKPELVLYTLSLEEYGSRGDCDVNQNKDACCREQYFIDFRALTWTQYWIIEPAGYNAFRCTGGCKQPKRNYGYGERRCTVSESAPLPIMYLVKKGDYTEIEVAEFPNMIVERCACTLDHVSIV